One window from the genome of Palaemon carinicauda isolate YSFRI2023 chromosome 24, ASM3689809v2, whole genome shotgun sequence encodes:
- the LOC137618023 gene encoding myosin heavy chain, clone 203-like, whose translation MGKVKIKDTSQGSDSEAPINAIRKAFGGFFNAADLQEQHSACESYFMDLEGQMKEIQDSFGFRMVSWLMPKRIENPEGGIGNVPVLQRLLSSFPVVGGFWKSRQDLQLCQLKVQTLERNLETLKADTKPIKILGKFLPDFVTGTEDGTIIPQMSGGNWFRVAMVGMFLAGNVLLWKFLAKKEEENEQAELGENVQLEMEEQIEFLDCELESAWEEVHSRCQLESKLEEEKKELKAEIQRLSNAMEALTKDKANEIENFSTKIQDLQIINDQLKSELSNRDITICEHLDELSEKDYKISGLNDQLEKVHEENEARVNKESKLQEEIEDLKIETLGLSNRIETLTKDKANEIENFSTKIQDLQIINDQLKSELSNRDITICEHLDELSEKDYKISGLNDQLEKVHEENEARVNKESKLQEEIEDLKIETLGLSNRIETLTKDKANEIENFSTKIQDLQIINDQLKSELSNRDITICEHLDELSEKDYKISVLNDQLEKVHVEYEARVKKESKLQEEIEDLKIETLGLSQKIETFQEKEIEIEKFSTKLQDIQKTNDHLNEELSNRDATIEEYLNRLIEMEQINLDLCDRLARVEDEKIASIYWLQSRFKDKIVEFEEIIGEMKTEKERLEKSLTEARVNDLVRNGRYSCLLEELKALKDEYSHKFSEMEQKNREMSEEIEKLEGEKVASIHRLESVFEKEIDELEDTIEKQLGIIGELNIEKERLEMSLSEAKMKNLTSEGNYTCLVNVFNDTKKEASRAKDELSKAVEEIDVLKDSMASIAKERDSLSEHVSHLSSSTENLKKRIVQITKENVSLKDELLAANEITSSLKEELEGRDKKKELNRPGTRKLI comes from the exons ATGGGGAAAGTCAAGATAAAAGACACTAGTCAGGGATCTGACAGTGAAGCAC cAATCAACGCAATCAGGAAAGCATTTGGAGGATTCTTCAACgcagctgatcttcaggagcagcattcggcgtgtgagagctatttcaTGGATCTCGAAGGACAGATGAAGGAAATTCAGGATTCCTTCGgattcaggatggtctcttggctaaTGCCAAAGAGGATTGAAAACCCTGAGGGCGGGATCGGAAATGTTCCCGTCCTCCAGCGACTGTTGtcctccttccctgtggtcggaggattttggaaatcacggcaggatcttcagttgtgtcaactgaaggtccagactttGGAACGGAATTTGGAAACGCTCAAGGCTGATACTAAACCTATTAAAATTCTTGGGAAATTTCTCCCAGACTTCGTCACTGGAACTGAGGATGGAACTATTATTCCCCAAatgagtggtggcaattggttcCGTGTTGCTATGGTAGGTATGTTTTTGGCTGGAAACGTCTTATTATGGAAATTCTTGgctaaaaaggaggaagaaaatgaACAAGCAGAGTTAGGTGAAAATGTTCAACTGGAAATGGAAGAACAAATTGAATTTTTGGACTGTGAACTGGAGAGTGCCTGGGAAGAGGTCCACTCTAGATGCCAGTTGGAATCTAaattggaagaagaaaaaaaagagctgaaggcagagattcaacgtctctccaacgCTATGGAAGCTCTTACAAAGGAtaaagcaaatgaaattgaaaatttctcaaccaagatACAGGATCTGCAAATAATCAACGATcaactaaagagtgaactctctaatagagATATTACAATTTGCGAGCATTTAGATGAATTATCTGAGAAGGATTACAAAATTTCTGGACTAAATgatcaattggaaaaagttcaTGAGGAAAATGAAGCCCGTGTTAACAAGGAATCAAAACTTCAGGAAGAGATAGAGGATTTGAAAATAGAGACTCTAGGTCTCTCCAACAGAATAGAAACTCTTACAAAGGAtaaagcaaatgaaattgaaaatttctcaaccaagatACAGGATCTGCAAATAATCAACGATcaactaaagagtgaactctctaatagagATATTACAATTTGCGAGCATTTAGATGAATTATCTGAGAAGGATTACAAAATTTCTGGACTAAATgatcaattggaaaaagttcaTGAGGAAAATGAAGCCCGTGTTAACAAGGAATCAAAACTTCAGGAAGAGATAGAGGATTTGAAAATAGAGACTCTAGGTCTCTCCAACAGAATAGAAACTCTTACAAAGGAtaaagcaaatgaaattgaaaatttctcaaccaagatACAGGATCTGCAAATAATCAACGATcaactaaagagtgaactctctaatagagATATTACAATTTGCGAGCATTTAGATGAATTATCTGAGAAGGATTACAAAATTTCTGTTCTAAATgatcaattggaaaaagttcacGTGGAATATGAAGCCCGTGTTAAGAAGGAATCAAAACTTCAGGAAGAGATAGAGGATTTGAAAATAGAGACTCTAGGTCTCTCCCAAAAAATtgaaacatttcaagaaaaagaaatcgagattgaaaAATTCTCGACTAAGTTGCAAGATATTCAGAAAACCAACGATCACCTAAATGAGGAATTATCTAACAGAGATGCTACCATCGAAGAATATTTAAATAGATTAATTgagatggaacaaataaatcttgacTTGTGTGACCGACTAGCAAGAGTTGAGGATGAAAAAATAGCCTCTATTTATTGGTTACAATCAAGATTCAAGGATAAGATTGTAGAATTTGAAGAAATTATTGGAGaaatgaaaacagagaaagagaggctggagaagAGCTTGACTGAAGCTAGAGTTAATGATTTGGTCCGGAATGGAAGGTACAGCTGCCTTTTAGAGGAGTTAAAAGCTCTTAAGGATGAATATtcacataaatttagtgagatggagcaAAAGAATCGTGAAATGAGTGAGGAAATAGAAAAACTTGAGGGTGAAAAGGTGGCCTCTATTCATCGGTTAGAATCTGTATTTGAGAAAGAGATTGACGAACTGGAAGATACAATTGAGAAGCAATTGGGGATTATTGGAGAGCTGAATatagagaaagagaggctggagatgagTCTGTCTGAGGCTAAAATGAAAAACTTGACCAGTGAGGGAAATTACACCTGCCTCGTAAATGTGTTTAACGACACAAAGAAAGAAGCCAGTAGGGCGAAGGATGAGCTGTCTAAAGCTGTAGAAGAGATTGACGTACTAAAAGATAGTATGGCTTCCATCGCCAAGGAGAGAGATAGTCTCAGTGAACATGTCTCCCATCTAAGTTCAAGTACGGAAAACTTAAAGAAGAGGATCGtccaaataacaaaagaaaatgttagtCTGAAGGATGAGCTGCTTGCAGCAAATGAGATCACCtcttcactcaaggaggaacttgaagggagagataagaagaaagaactgaacagacctggaacgagaaaa